The proteins below come from a single Moritella sp. F3 genomic window:
- a CDS encoding VOC family protein, translating to MIGYVMLGSQNIDVSRYFYGSLMKVMGAEKVADSKTFLAWSFGEGKPMLAIGNPFDGEDASYGNGTMVALSVSSTEEVDKLHKKALALGGQNEGDPGVRSGGFYCAYFRDLDGNKLNFHCKPEASN from the coding sequence ATGATTGGATATGTAATGTTAGGCTCACAAAATATTGATGTTTCGCGTTATTTTTACGGTTCGTTGATGAAGGTTATGGGCGCGGAAAAAGTCGCTGATTCGAAAACATTTCTAGCTTGGAGCTTTGGTGAAGGAAAGCCTATGCTCGCAATCGGAAATCCATTCGATGGTGAAGATGCAAGTTATGGCAATGGCACCATGGTTGCGCTTAGTGTGTCTTCGACAGAGGAAGTCGATAAGCTGCACAAAAAAGCATTAGCTTTAGGTGGACAAAATGAAGGTGACCCAGGTGTGCGTTCAGGTGGCTTTTATTGTGCTTACTTTAGAGATTTAGATGGTAATAAACTTAACTTTCATTGTAAGCCAGAGGCAAGTAACTAA
- a CDS encoding LysR family transcriptional regulator — translation MDLNLLNSFLKVYSHMSYTKASEEIGISQAAVSQQIKKLESQIDKPLFIKQGRSIAPTSQAIFMAEKLTQAAELISQSIHSRSFLIYSQEMFVYQLNHLDLEIKNSPSNQDDIVDDLRKQKVDLVVDFITTSDGSIIVENIAEEKVYIAASKNHPRIQGTLTEEQFYNEKHVALVMKRSGKDVFTIIAENPLPRNVVYDAPSIMAQLVYVSTSDKLCIITERMYKVFSEMLQLQIFEPPMNLNKVPYSMLYHRRDINNQAHKERREMVKSILQADPTASSVHLF, via the coding sequence ATGGACTTAAACCTTTTGAACTCATTCCTGAAAGTATATAGCCACATGAGTTATACGAAAGCGTCAGAAGAGATTGGGATTAGTCAGGCAGCGGTAAGTCAGCAAATCAAAAAACTAGAGAGCCAAATTGATAAGCCACTTTTCATAAAGCAGGGCAGGTCGATAGCGCCCACGTCACAAGCAATCTTCATGGCAGAGAAGCTAACGCAAGCGGCGGAACTGATTAGTCAATCTATACACAGCAGGTCATTCTTGATTTATTCGCAAGAAATGTTTGTGTATCAGTTGAATCATTTAGACTTAGAGATTAAGAACTCGCCGAGTAATCAAGACGATATTGTTGATGATTTACGTAAGCAGAAAGTCGATCTAGTCGTTGATTTTATAACGACCTCAGACGGATCGATTATTGTAGAAAACATTGCGGAAGAAAAGGTGTATATTGCAGCGTCGAAAAATCACCCAAGAATACAAGGAACATTGACTGAAGAGCAGTTCTATAATGAAAAGCATGTTGCTTTGGTGATGAAAAGATCAGGTAAAGATGTGTTCACAATCATTGCAGAAAATCCATTACCCCGAAATGTTGTTTATGATGCGCCATCAATTATGGCCCAGCTGGTATACGTGTCGACATCAGACAAACTTTGTATCATCACTGAAAGAATGTACAAGGTTTTCTCCGAGATGCTTCAACTGCAGATATTCGAACCGCCAATGAATTTGAATAAAGTACCATATTCGATGCTTTATCATCGACGTGATATTAATAATCAAGCGCATAAAGAAAGAAGAGAAATGGTTAAATCTATCCTGCAAGCGGATCCAACAGCTTCTTCTGTTCATCTGTTCTAG
- a CDS encoding NUDIX domain-containing protein: protein MYQDVAQIVFIKSSQVLLSFRQNTEFLDQLWSLPGGRIELGEAPQVSAIRESLEEVGVDPINLNFLIQLSDPNVDCQHYVYVCDDWQGELINAEPGLCREIRWFDIEGIPRVHAPTIPPIISALKRYLA, encoded by the coding sequence ATGTATCAGGATGTAGCCCAAATTGTTTTTATCAAAAGCTCTCAAGTATTGCTTAGCTTTCGTCAAAATACTGAGTTTCTCGATCAGCTGTGGAGTCTTCCAGGCGGTCGAATTGAACTTGGTGAAGCCCCACAAGTAAGTGCCATTCGCGAATCGCTAGAAGAAGTGGGGGTTGATCCTATCAATCTCAATTTTTTAATTCAGTTATCTGATCCTAACGTTGATTGTCAGCATTACGTTTATGTGTGTGATGATTGGCAAGGTGAACTCATCAATGCTGAACCAGGCCTGTGCCGTGAAATACGTTGGTTTGACATTGAAGGTATACCTCGCGTTCACGCTCCCACTATACCGCCGATAATCTCAGCACTAAAAAGGTATTTAGCGTGA
- a CDS encoding HAD family hydrolase — protein MNIAFFDFDGTITNEDCFTKFIFYATPKHRLIVGMILLSPIILLHKLGLYPAAKIRPLLAKFAFWKRCGSQLFHIAKQFECEYLPSVLRANAVARIEWHKTRGDKIVVVSASLNPYLSYWCQRHGLDLICSELESKQAVLTGNYVQGDCGGENKVRLINQRFDLTDFDTVYAYGDTNEDLPMLGLADIKFYQWCEILD, from the coding sequence GTGAACATCGCATTTTTTGACTTTGACGGCACGATTACCAATGAAGATTGCTTCACCAAATTCATTTTTTACGCGACCCCTAAACACCGCTTGATTGTGGGGATGATCTTATTATCACCAATCATTTTATTACATAAATTAGGGCTATATCCTGCGGCGAAAATAAGACCATTACTGGCTAAGTTTGCTTTTTGGAAGCGCTGTGGATCCCAGTTATTTCATATCGCAAAGCAGTTTGAATGTGAATATTTACCATCAGTATTAAGAGCTAATGCAGTAGCTCGTATTGAATGGCACAAAACGCGAGGCGATAAAATTGTGGTGGTGTCCGCGTCACTTAATCCCTATCTTTCCTATTGGTGTCAAAGGCACGGATTAGATTTGATATGCAGTGAACTGGAATCAAAGCAGGCTGTGCTGACTGGTAATTATGTGCAGGGCGATTGTGGTGGTGAAAATAAAGTCAGACTAATCAATCAACGATTTGATTTAACTGACTTTGATACCGTTTACGCGTATGGCGACACCAACGAAGACTTGCCTATGCTAGGGCTTGCTGACATAAAGTTTTATCAATGGTGTGAAATACTTGATTGA
- a CDS encoding response regulator transcription factor, with protein MTNSITSFEQLLIEQSSLITCDPDNFEKNWNRLASQVLDWFKLDRMCLYQNDKSLGEEATSTATELKFIGVASKDPHTIDKALISIDSQGIEGYLKMLHAQIPIHFSAEQLRTQKNGVLSTLYKNGVRWHTILPLKIHGKKWGALSMSRFDEDAEPLTHNQLILIKLLAEMWAVYWQFSKLSRHLSSKVTPNNAVELLSPRQKEVLSLLATGMTAKECAKALTLSHRTIESHKYLMLNVLNLSSQAELIKFAVQNGLVAHHYQSSISHH; from the coding sequence ATGACAAATTCAATTACATCATTTGAACAACTCTTAATCGAACAATCGTCATTAATAACTTGCGACCCAGATAATTTTGAAAAAAACTGGAATCGACTTGCCAGCCAAGTACTTGACTGGTTTAAACTCGATCGTATGTGCCTTTATCAAAATGACAAATCATTGGGAGAAGAAGCCACCAGCACAGCGACTGAACTTAAATTTATCGGCGTGGCAAGCAAAGATCCTCACACGATAGACAAGGCGCTAATATCGATAGATAGCCAAGGTATTGAAGGTTATTTAAAAATGTTACACGCACAAATCCCCATTCACTTTAGTGCTGAACAGTTAAGAACTCAAAAGAATGGTGTTCTCAGCACACTCTATAAAAATGGGGTTCGCTGGCATACGATTTTACCGTTAAAGATCCACGGTAAGAAATGGGGGGCACTCTCGATGAGTCGATTTGATGAAGATGCCGAGCCTTTAACTCACAATCAATTAATTCTGATCAAGTTACTCGCCGAAATGTGGGCTGTTTATTGGCAGTTTTCTAAACTGTCACGACATTTATCAAGTAAAGTAACGCCAAACAACGCTGTCGAATTGTTAAGTCCACGCCAAAAAGAAGTACTCAGTTTGCTTGCAACAGGAATGACCGCCAAAGAGTGTGCAAAAGCGTTAACCCTTAGTCATCGCACCATTGAGTCACATAAATACCTCATGCTAAACGTGCTAAATTTATCATCTCAGGCAGAGCTAATTAAATTTGCAGTGCAAAATGGACTCGTTGCTCATCATTATCAATCAAGTATTTCACACCATTGA
- a CDS encoding arylsulfatase: protein MLKRKTLLQLCIGAALATTATASFATTDTSRPNILAIWGDDIGIDNLSAYTQGQAGHWTPNIDRIANEGALFTDFYGENSCTAGRSAFITGQHPMRTGLTKVGIPGAAEGMRAEDPTLAIMLKDKGYVTGQFGKNHLGDRDDQLPTEHGFDEFFGNLYHLNAEEEPENADYPKGAAFKKKFGPRGVIHSYADGRIEDTGSLTRKRMETVDEEFLDATLKFIDKAHKEKKPFFVWFNSTRMHVWTHLKEDSKGLSKRGGLYGDGLVEHDNMVGQLLDKLDELKIADNTIVSYTTDNGAEKFTWPDGATARYRGEKNSTWEGGFRVPAMIRWTGKIPAGQVVNEIGAHNDWIPTFMAAVGDDSIVADLKKGKTLNGKEYKVHLDGYNLLDKLKEGKSTTADDNTDWPRKTFFYVTDGGSVSGVRIGDWKVLYSVQECTGFQVWQCPMKELRVPYIFNLRQDPYESAMLTSGTYESWMFDRIPYVYMGAAATGQWLQTFVEFPPRQVPGSFSIDKIVEKMNIWENAQYK from the coding sequence ATGTTAAAACGTAAAACATTACTTCAACTTTGTATTGGTGCTGCATTAGCAACGACGGCAACGGCCAGTTTCGCGACTACAGATACCAGTCGACCAAATATTCTCGCCATTTGGGGCGATGATATCGGTATTGATAACCTGAGTGCATACACGCAAGGTCAAGCGGGTCACTGGACGCCAAATATCGATCGTATTGCTAACGAAGGTGCGCTATTCACCGATTTTTATGGTGAAAACTCTTGTACCGCAGGTCGCTCTGCATTCATCACGGGTCAGCACCCAATGCGTACGGGTCTTACTAAAGTGGGTATTCCTGGCGCTGCAGAAGGTATGCGGGCTGAAGATCCAACACTCGCGATTATGCTTAAAGACAAGGGCTATGTTACTGGTCAGTTTGGTAAAAACCACCTTGGCGATCGTGATGACCAGCTACCAACTGAACACGGTTTTGATGAGTTTTTTGGTAACCTTTACCACTTAAATGCTGAAGAAGAACCTGAGAATGCTGATTACCCTAAAGGTGCCGCATTCAAGAAGAAATTCGGTCCACGCGGTGTGATCCATTCATATGCAGACGGTCGCATCGAAGATACTGGTTCACTAACGCGTAAGCGTATGGAAACGGTAGATGAGGAATTCTTAGACGCGACACTTAAATTCATCGACAAAGCACATAAAGAGAAAAAACCTTTCTTCGTTTGGTTTAACTCAACACGTATGCATGTTTGGACTCACCTTAAAGAGGACTCTAAAGGACTTTCTAAGCGTGGTGGTTTATACGGTGACGGGTTAGTTGAGCATGACAACATGGTTGGACAATTACTCGACAAACTCGACGAGCTAAAAATTGCCGATAACACTATTGTTTCTTATACCACTGATAACGGTGCTGAGAAATTTACCTGGCCTGATGGTGCAACAGCACGCTACCGCGGTGAGAAAAACTCAACGTGGGAAGGTGGTTTCCGTGTTCCAGCTATGATCCGTTGGACAGGTAAAATCCCTGCAGGTCAAGTGGTTAACGAAATCGGTGCGCATAATGATTGGATCCCAACATTCATGGCAGCGGTTGGTGATGACTCTATCGTTGCTGATTTGAAAAAAGGTAAAACCCTTAACGGCAAAGAATACAAAGTACACCTAGATGGCTACAACCTGTTAGATAAACTGAAAGAAGGTAAAAGTACGACTGCTGATGACAACACAGATTGGCCGCGTAAAACCTTCTTCTACGTGACGGATGGTGGTTCAGTTTCAGGTGTGCGTATTGGTGACTGGAAAGTGCTTTACTCAGTACAAGAATGTACTGGCTTCCAAGTTTGGCAGTGCCCGATGAAAGAACTGCGTGTTCCTTATATCTTCAATCTGCGCCAGGACCCGTATGAAAGTGCAATGTTAACGTCTGGTACTTATGAAAGTTGGATGTTTGATCGTATCCCGTATGTGTATATGGGCGCAGCTGCAACTGGTCAATGGTTACAAACATTTGTTGAATTCCCACCACGTCAAGTACCTGGCTCATTCTCTATCGATAAGATCGTAGAGAAAATGAATATCTGGGAAAATGCACAGTACAAATAA
- a CDS encoding anaerobic sulfatase maturase encodes MSNNQIRQHNGKPQQRMNVMTKPIGPACNIDCTYCYYLSKQQLLDYDKGCKPTMNPEMLERYIRTYIEQQNFPEIVFHWQGGEPTLLGVKFFREVVKLQKKYCPPGVTIENDLQTNGILLDDEWGKFLAKNKFLVGISIDGPEMIHNTYRTNRAGRGTFKQTMKGVDILHKYNINFATLTCVNNVSGAEPLAVYRFLRDVVRSSQMQFIPIVEAKSFRDTAPQHWDDSEIQFQGAPETDPSHPNSVVEAWCVSAGQWGDFLCTIFDEWLNEDIGKINVPYFEAAIEAWMGRVNPLCTLGPMCGKGLAIEANGDVFACDHYVYPDFKLGNINQDELQDMQFSEKQQAFGYAKESTLPDQCRQCDYQFACFGECPKNRLLKTLKGQKGLNYLCAGWNKFFRHIDPYITLVVNTMGHKVYKKINRQAMQLKLK; translated from the coding sequence ATGAGTAATAATCAAATTCGCCAACACAATGGCAAACCTCAACAGCGCATGAATGTGATGACCAAACCTATTGGACCTGCATGTAACATTGACTGCACGTATTGTTACTATTTGAGTAAGCAACAGCTGCTTGATTACGACAAAGGCTGCAAACCGACAATGAATCCTGAAATGTTAGAGCGTTATATCCGCACTTACATTGAACAGCAAAATTTTCCTGAGATTGTGTTTCACTGGCAAGGTGGTGAACCGACATTGCTAGGGGTTAAGTTTTTCCGTGAAGTGGTTAAATTACAAAAAAAATATTGCCCGCCTGGCGTGACTATTGAGAACGATTTACAAACCAACGGTATTTTACTTGATGATGAGTGGGGTAAGTTCCTCGCTAAAAATAAGTTTTTGGTCGGTATTAGTATTGATGGACCAGAAATGATCCATAACACTTATCGTACTAACCGTGCTGGTCGTGGCACGTTCAAGCAAACGATGAAGGGTGTTGATATTTTACATAAATATAATATTAACTTTGCGACTTTAACCTGCGTTAACAATGTCTCTGGTGCAGAGCCACTCGCGGTTTATCGTTTTTTACGTGATGTTGTTCGCTCATCACAAATGCAGTTTATTCCGATTGTCGAGGCTAAAAGCTTTCGTGATACCGCACCACAACATTGGGACGATTCGGAAATACAATTTCAAGGTGCGCCTGAAACAGACCCTAGCCATCCCAATTCAGTGGTAGAAGCTTGGTGTGTATCAGCTGGGCAATGGGGTGACTTTTTATGTACCATTTTTGATGAGTGGCTGAACGAAGACATTGGTAAGATTAATGTGCCTTATTTTGAAGCCGCGATTGAAGCCTGGATGGGGCGTGTTAACCCACTATGTACGCTCGGTCCGATGTGCGGTAAAGGTTTAGCTATTGAAGCTAATGGGGATGTGTTTGCTTGTGATCACTATGTTTATCCTGACTTTAAATTAGGCAACATTAATCAGGATGAGCTGCAAGACATGCAGTTTTCCGAAAAACAGCAAGCGTTTGGTTATGCTAAAGAAAGCACCTTACCGGATCAATGCCGTCAATGTGACTATCAATTTGCATGCTTTGGTGAATGCCCAAAAAATAGGTTGCTAAAAACCCTGAAAGGGCAGAAAGGACTGAATTATTTATGCGCAGGTTGGAATAAGTTTTTCCGCCATATAGACCCTTATATTACCTTGGTCGTGAACACTATGGGTCACAAGGTTTATAAGAAGATCAATCGTCAAGCAATGCAGCTTAAATTAAAGTAA